A window from Halomicrobium urmianum encodes these proteins:
- the sod gene encoding superoxide dismutase yields MPEQSDPELPPLPYDYDALEPHISEQVLTWHHDTHHQGYVNGLAAAEETLAENRESGDFGSTAGALGNVTHNGCGHYLHTLFWENMSSDGGGEPEGELADRIEEDFGSYEGWKGEFQAAASAAGGWALLVYDPVAKQLRNVAVDKHDQGALWGAHPILALDVWEHSYYYDYGPDRGSFIDAFFEVVDWDKAAEEYQKCLDHFE; encoded by the coding sequence ATGCCCGAGCAATCAGACCCCGAACTGCCGCCACTGCCCTACGACTACGACGCCCTGGAGCCGCACATCTCCGAGCAGGTGCTCACCTGGCACCACGACACCCACCATCAGGGGTACGTCAACGGCCTCGCCGCGGCCGAGGAGACGCTGGCCGAGAACCGCGAGTCCGGCGACTTCGGCTCGACCGCCGGCGCCCTCGGCAACGTGACCCACAACGGCTGTGGCCACTATCTCCACACGCTGTTCTGGGAGAACATGTCTTCCGACGGCGGCGGCGAGCCCGAGGGCGAACTCGCCGACCGCATCGAGGAGGACTTCGGCTCCTACGAGGGCTGGAAGGGCGAGTTCCAGGCCGCCGCGTCCGCCGCCGGCGGCTGGGCGCTGCTGGTGTACGACCCCGTCGCCAAGCAGCTCCGCAACGTCGCGGTCGACAAGCACGACCAGGGCGCGCTCTGGGGTGCCCACCCGATCCTGGCGCTGGACGTCTGGGAGCACTCCTACTACTACGACTACGGGCCCGACCGCGGCAGCTTCATCGACGCGTTCTTCGAGGTCGTCGACTGGGACAAGGCCGCCGAAGAGTACCAGAAGTGCCTCGATCACTTCGAGTAG
- a CDS encoding cryptochrome/photolyase family protein, which translates to MRLHWHRRDLRGSDNAGLAAATGDATAVPVFVLDDDVLAHAAPPRVAFLLDALASLRAWYRERGSDLLVERGDPAEVLPRLADEHGAEAVTWGEDYSGLAAERDARVRRALADAGVERRAVTDGVLHEPGSITTNAGEPYSVFSYYWKKWRDREKPAPQAVPDASALAPVEGDPLPTPAELGFDEPEATIPPASTEAARGRLADFLDGPVYRYEDRRDYPADECTSRLSPHLKFGTIGVREVYERTEAAMAAAPDGDAAASVEEFQSQLAWREFYAQVLWDNRDTVTENFKSYERPIRWREDPDGLRAWQDGETGYPIVDAGMRQLREEAYVHNRVRMIVAAFLTKDLLIDWRRGYEWFRERLVDHDTANDVGGWQWAASTGTDAQPYFRVFNPTTQGERYDPDAEYVRRYVPELRDADPDVIHEWPDLEPTQRRRAAPDYPDPIVDHSTARERAIEAFEAARGGD; encoded by the coding sequence ATGCGCCTGCACTGGCACCGGCGCGACCTGCGTGGGAGCGACAACGCGGGGCTCGCGGCGGCGACCGGGGACGCGACGGCGGTACCCGTCTTCGTCCTCGACGACGACGTCCTCGCGCACGCGGCCCCGCCGCGCGTCGCCTTCCTGCTCGACGCCCTCGCGTCGCTGCGAGCGTGGTACCGCGAGCGGGGGAGCGACCTCCTCGTCGAGCGCGGTGACCCCGCCGAGGTCCTCCCGCGGCTGGCCGACGAGCACGGGGCCGAGGCTGTGACGTGGGGCGAGGACTACTCGGGGCTGGCGGCGGAGCGGGACGCCCGCGTTCGCCGCGCGCTCGCGGACGCCGGCGTCGAGCGCCGGGCCGTCACCGACGGCGTCCTCCACGAACCGGGCTCGATCACGACGAACGCGGGCGAGCCCTACTCCGTGTTCAGTTACTACTGGAAGAAGTGGCGCGACCGGGAGAAACCGGCTCCCCAGGCGGTCCCCGACGCGTCCGCCCTCGCTCCGGTCGAGGGGGACCCGCTGCCGACGCCCGCCGAGTTGGGGTTCGACGAACCCGAGGCGACGATCCCGCCCGCGAGCACCGAGGCGGCCCGCGGCCGACTGGCGGACTTCCTGGACGGGCCCGTCTACCGCTACGAGGACCGGCGCGACTACCCCGCCGACGAGTGCACGTCGCGGCTCTCCCCGCACCTGAAGTTCGGGACCATCGGCGTCCGCGAGGTGTACGAGCGGACGGAGGCAGCGATGGCGGCCGCCCCGGACGGGGACGCGGCGGCGTCCGTCGAGGAGTTCCAGTCGCAACTGGCCTGGCGCGAGTTCTACGCGCAGGTGCTGTGGGACAACCGGGACACCGTGACGGAGAACTTCAAGAGCTACGAGCGACCGATCCGGTGGCGCGAGGACCCCGATGGACTGCGGGCCTGGCAGGACGGCGAGACCGGCTATCCCATCGTCGACGCGGGGATGCGACAGCTACGCGAGGAGGCGTACGTGCACAACCGGGTGCGGATGATCGTCGCCGCCTTCCTGACGAAGGACCTGCTGATCGACTGGCGGCGCGGCTACGAGTGGTTCCGCGAGAGACTCGTCGACCACGACACCGCGAACGACGTCGGCGGGTGGCAGTGGGCGGCCTCGACCGGAACCGACGCCCAGCCGTACTTCCGCGTCTTCAACCCGACGACGCAGGGCGAGCGCTACGACCCGGACGCGGAGTACGTCAGGCGGTACGTCCCTGAGTTGCGGGACGCCGACCCCGACGTGATCCACGAGTGGCCCGACCTGGAACCGACCCAGCGCCGACGGGCCGCGCCGGACTATCCGGACCCGATCGTCGACCACTCGACCGCCCGGGAGCGCGCCATCGAGGCGTTCGAGGCCGCTCGCGGCGGGGACTGA
- a CDS encoding Lrp/AsnC family transcriptional regulator, which produces MTERSPDWEFKERDVIILRELSEDPQLSSRELADILEREHDISVSHVTVSESIRKMRQEGVFREAIVPNEAYFNFALFEFKFNPEQFEEGWRDAMETIRDDRHTLFYFLSDGEYQWKSVMMFPTREAESRWIHDFYKNHGDVIQNVRNSVVHNVLKFHTDPEIFTELQECTHQSQ; this is translated from the coding sequence ATGACAGAGCGATCGCCCGACTGGGAGTTCAAGGAGCGCGACGTCATCATCCTCCGGGAACTCTCGGAAGATCCCCAGCTGTCCTCCCGCGAACTCGCCGACATCCTCGAGCGCGAGCATGACATCTCGGTCTCGCACGTCACGGTCAGCGAGTCGATCAGGAAGATGCGACAGGAGGGCGTCTTCCGCGAGGCCATCGTCCCCAACGAGGCGTACTTCAACTTCGCCCTCTTCGAGTTCAAGTTCAATCCCGAGCAGTTCGAGGAGGGGTGGCGCGACGCGATGGAGACCATCCGGGACGACCGCCACACCCTCTTCTACTTCCTGTCGGACGGGGAGTACCAGTGGAAGTCCGTGATGATGTTCCCCACCCGGGAGGCCGAGTCGCGCTGGATCCACGACTTCTACAAGAACCACGGGGACGTGATCCAGAACGTCCGCAACTCCGTGGTCCACAACGTCCTCAAGTTCCACACCGATCCGGAGATATTCACCGAGCTACAGGAGTGTACGCATCAGTCCCAGTGA
- a CDS encoding DUF5827 family protein has product MPRQKSEFDDLRPLEFREPDEVLEDEQMYTIYEVGRLLQGLDPDADLDVETENVLMDWAIPWMLKNSEQFVFAEPEDDSEPGYYGLA; this is encoded by the coding sequence ATGCCACGACAGAAATCGGAGTTCGACGACCTGCGTCCGCTTGAGTTCCGCGAGCCGGACGAGGTGCTGGAGGACGAGCAGATGTACACCATCTACGAGGTCGGCCGCCTGCTGCAGGGGCTCGACCCCGACGCCGACCTCGACGTCGAGACGGAGAACGTCCTGATGGACTGGGCCATCCCGTGGATGCTGAAGAATTCCGAGCAGTTCGTCTTCGCCGAGCCCGAGGACGACTCGGAGCCGGGCTACTACGGGCTC